The sequence CGCGGCGCTGGTGCTGATGCTGCCCGCGAGCGAGTCGGGGCAGATTCGCACCTTCACGCTCATCGGCATGCTGGTGGACCTCGTCTTCGGGGTCTGGGCGTACCTGCGCTACGTGCCGGGCGGCGCGGAGTTCCAGCTCGAGTACCGGGTGCCGTGGTTCGAGCTGTTCGGCACCAGCTACCACATCGGCGTGGACGGCCTGGCGGTGAGCCTGCTGCTGCTCACCGTGTTCCTGGGCCCCCTGGTGGTGCTGGCCTCCACCACGTACATCAGCCACCGCATCAAGGAATTCCACCTGGCGCTGCTGGTGCTCCAGACGACGATGCTGGGCGCGCTGGTGTCGCTGGACGTGCTGCTCTTCTACGTCTTCTTCGAGGCCATGCTCATCCCCATGTACCTGATGGTGGGTGTGTGGGGCGCCGAGGACCGCCAGATGGCGGCGGTGAAGTTCTTCCTCTACACGCTGGCCGGCTCGCTGCTGATGCTGGTGGCCATCATCGCCGTGTACTTCATCGCCTCGCCGGTGGGCGCCCGCTCGTTCGACTACGCCACCATCTACAACGGCCTGCTGGACGCCAACCGTCAGGTGACGGCGTGCATGGGTGGGCCGGAGGGCGCGTGCAACTCGCTGAGCGGGCTTGCGCGGACGCTGCACACCTGGGGCCCGTGGCTGTTCGGCGCCTTCGCGCTGGCGTTCGCCATCAAGGTTCCGATGTGGCCGGTGCACACGTGGTTGCCGGACGCGCACGTGCAGGCGCCGGTGGCCGGCTCCATGATTCTGGCCGGCGTCATGCTGAAGATGGGCACCTTCGGCTTCTGGCGCTTCGCGATTCCCTTCTTCCCGGCGGCCGCGCAGGCCGCGCGTCCCTTCCTGGCGGTGCTGGCCGTCATCGGCATCGTCTACGGCGCGCTGATGTGCCTGGCGCAGCGGGACATCAAGAAGCTGATTGCGTACTCGTCGGTGAGCCACCTGGGCTACTGCATGCTGGGCATCCTGGCCGTGACGGCCGAGGGCGCCACCGGCAGCGCGTACCAGATGCTCAACCACGGCGTGTCCACGGGCGCGCTGTTCCTCCTGTTCGGCTTCCTCTACGAGCGCCGCCACACGCGCCTCATGGCGGACTTCGGCGGCATCGCGAAGGTGATGCCGGTGTTCACCGCGGCCTTCCTC comes from Pyxidicoccus parkwaysis and encodes:
- a CDS encoding complex I subunit 4 family protein, producing the protein MSFFDTHLLNLVVFLPLVFAALVLMLPASESGQIRTFTLIGMLVDLVFGVWAYLRYVPGGAEFQLEYRVPWFELFGTSYHIGVDGLAVSLLLLTVFLGPLVVLASTTYISHRIKEFHLALLVLQTTMLGALVSLDVLLFYVFFEAMLIPMYLMVGVWGAEDRQMAAVKFFLYTLAGSLLMLVAIIAVYFIASPVGARSFDYATIYNGLLDANRQVTACMGGPEGACNSLSGLARTLHTWGPWLFGAFALAFAIKVPMWPVHTWLPDAHVQAPVAGSMILAGVMLKMGTFGFWRFAIPFFPAAAQAARPFLAVLAVIGIVYGALMCLAQRDIKKLIAYSSVSHLGYCMLGILAVTAEGATGSAYQMLNHGVSTGALFLLFGFLYERRHTRLMADFGGIAKVMPVFTAAFLIITFSSVAVPGTNGFVGEFLVLLGTFKSDLGLAAGNPHLTMVFGSFAALGVILGAAYMLWMVQKVFFGGLTHRENQHLRDMNLREGLTVLPFILLVGVMGLMPQPFLDRLAPSTDRFLARARVGTPGAPVQDDQVRVEVMSLPSSAAAAAPSAPVPLAAVPSQRQ